From one Erythrobacter sp. HKB08 genomic stretch:
- a CDS encoding type IV secretory system conjugative DNA transfer family protein — MASDIGAKLHSFLHGLIRPSEKDLVRRQWEEVARQFDSHDLRTIEERERRIASIATEVRFQLFGDAPMNDQDGVILNLVLQLFDYDQLFVLPEVDWERERTIAELWEIREELTRQQKLLDSFDRHAELIQLSILAMLRPIYEACPALLDEADSSDGISVPTDLLRSLGDTGEVTEQVFGVSFAQELVEADLLTNLRQRLEYNLIAASGGNPSDPSSFKRAPRMPSQFDAKTPEILVETYLGGTPLAALFDQELTFTIPTKSRFEHQHIVAGSGHGKTQTLQYLIAQDLAAMEDEKRTVIVLDSQGDLINNIAKLDAFGPAGDLHDRLVLIDPTDVEYPVSLNLFDVGQKRLDGYAPLERERLTNSILELYDFVLGTLLDAQMTQKQNVIFRYVTRLMLHIPDATIHTLRELMEPGSEVKFAEHIAKLEGTAKHFFETEFASREFEQTKKQVLRRLWGILENQTFERMFSHPRSKLDLFTEMNAGKVILINTAKDLLKEQGTEIFGRFFIAMIAQAAQERATLHGSGRVPTMVYIDEAQDYFDRNIGLILAQARKYNVGMVLAHQYLGQLEPKLQEAFAANTAIKFAGGVSAKDARSLAPMLYTDPAFIEAQGKGSFAAHIRGVTKHAVPLSFPFGYLEDLPVMSPQGRAAQREIMRERYAVHHSQIGKDQSAEDAPVADESGEPGGDDPKPEKPKPRGPQPKGPSGSDAQAEAVNQSDDEKPSNQGKTGRGHIDPTPGEDW; from the coding sequence ATGGCTTCAGACATTGGCGCCAAGCTTCACAGTTTCTTGCATGGGTTGATCAGACCCAGCGAGAAGGATCTTGTTCGTCGCCAATGGGAAGAGGTCGCCCGTCAGTTTGATTCACATGACCTGCGAACCATCGAAGAGCGTGAGCGCCGGATCGCTTCTATCGCAACCGAAGTGCGATTCCAGCTTTTTGGCGATGCGCCGATGAATGATCAGGATGGTGTCATCCTGAACCTCGTTTTGCAGCTCTTCGACTACGACCAGCTTTTTGTGCTGCCAGAGGTTGATTGGGAGCGAGAGCGCACGATCGCTGAGCTATGGGAAATCCGCGAGGAGCTGACCCGCCAACAGAAATTACTCGACAGCTTCGATCGCCATGCTGAGCTGATCCAATTGTCAATCTTAGCGATGCTCCGGCCAATTTATGAGGCGTGCCCCGCACTGCTTGACGAAGCGGATTCATCAGATGGCATCTCGGTTCCAACTGACCTTTTGCGCAGCCTGGGAGATACTGGCGAAGTCACTGAGCAGGTGTTTGGCGTCAGTTTCGCGCAAGAGCTTGTTGAAGCCGATTTGCTTACCAATCTTCGCCAGCGGCTAGAATACAATCTGATCGCGGCATCAGGGGGCAACCCTTCCGATCCCTCCAGCTTCAAGCGGGCTCCAAGAATGCCCAGCCAGTTCGATGCGAAGACCCCGGAGATATTGGTTGAAACCTATCTCGGTGGCACACCGCTGGCTGCGCTGTTCGATCAGGAACTGACCTTCACCATTCCCACCAAGTCACGCTTTGAACATCAGCACATTGTCGCGGGCTCAGGCCACGGCAAAACGCAGACGCTGCAATATCTGATCGCGCAAGATCTAGCCGCGATGGAGGATGAGAAGCGCACGGTCATTGTACTCGATAGCCAAGGTGACTTGATCAACAACATTGCCAAGCTCGATGCCTTTGGTCCTGCAGGGGATCTGCACGATCGGCTTGTTCTGATCGATCCGACTGACGTTGAGTATCCCGTCTCGCTCAATCTCTTCGATGTCGGCCAGAAGCGGCTCGACGGGTACGCACCGCTTGAGCGCGAGCGTCTGACAAACTCAATCCTGGAGCTCTACGACTTCGTGCTTGGCACGCTGCTCGATGCGCAGATGACGCAGAAGCAGAATGTGATCTTCCGCTATGTCACACGGCTTATGCTGCATATCCCGGATGCGACGATCCACACGCTACGCGAGCTGATGGAGCCAGGCAGCGAGGTGAAATTCGCTGAGCATATCGCCAAGCTCGAGGGGACGGCCAAGCACTTCTTCGAGACCGAGTTTGCCTCGCGTGAGTTCGAGCAGACCAAGAAGCAGGTGCTTCGCCGCCTTTGGGGCATCCTCGAAAACCAGACATTCGAGCGGATGTTCTCGCATCCTCGGTCTAAGCTCGATCTCTTCACCGAAATGAACGCTGGCAAGGTCATCCTGATCAACACAGCTAAGGACCTGCTCAAAGAGCAAGGCACCGAAATCTTCGGGCGGTTCTTCATCGCTATGATCGCGCAGGCTGCTCAAGAGCGTGCAACTCTGCACGGCTCTGGGCGCGTGCCGACCATGGTCTACATTGACGAGGCCCAGGACTACTTTGATCGCAACATCGGCCTGATTCTCGCTCAGGCGCGCAAGTACAATGTCGGCATGGTGCTCGCGCACCAATATCTCGGCCAGCTTGAGCCCAAGCTCCAGGAAGCCTTTGCCGCCAACACCGCGATCAAGTTTGCTGGCGGCGTATCAGCCAAGGATGCGCGTTCGCTTGCGCCGATGCTCTACACCGATCCAGCCTTCATCGAAGCGCAAGGCAAAGGCAGCTTTGCAGCGCATATTCGCGGGGTCACGAAGCACGCTGTGCCGCTCTCATTCCCGTTCGGTTACTTGGAAGACCTTCCGGTCATGTCGCCGCAGGGCCGCGCTGCGCAGCGTGAGATCATGCGCGAGCGTTATGCGGTGCATCATTCTCAGATTGGCAAAGACCAGAGCGCCGAAGATGCGCCGGTGGCCGATGAAAGCGGTGAGCCAGGCGGTGATGATCCAAAGCCTGAAAAACCCAAGCCACGTGGCCCGCAACCCAAGGGGCCATCAGGTTCCGACGCTCAAGCCGAAGCAGTGAACCAGTCGGATGATGAAAAGCCGTCAAATCAGGGCAAGACCGGACGTGGGCATATCGATCCCACACCGGGCGAGGACTGGTGA
- a CDS encoding replication-relaxation family protein, giving the protein MSPKPKFDALGRRRRTKPTATGKRITPQPRDLLWFEKIAEHGPLPSSFLLAFAKDTHASEKRAKERLTDLFNEDCTPHTGAYLTRPAQQFRTLDARYNQLVYDLSPASVSALRKSGSAIRPARSGPWQHSLMVSCITASIELACNERDDINFVPQSKILARAGASLRWTTEICDPDSGASYEKDLLPDAVFGLEYMTSEGKRYRFYAVEADRATEPLRSAEIHRKSFLRHLLQYEGYIEGAGYQEHLGLTAPMMVLNVTTSEERMRRMLALTAELFPEGNSYQLFQVWNAFGTDLSPPRPRLDFIRSVWIRPSLPSISLSF; this is encoded by the coding sequence ATGTCTCCAAAACCGAAATTCGACGCACTAGGGCGACGCCGTCGCACCAAGCCAACGGCAACTGGTAAGCGCATCACACCGCAACCGCGCGATCTGCTTTGGTTCGAAAAGATCGCGGAGCATGGGCCCTTGCCGTCTTCGTTTCTGCTGGCGTTCGCCAAAGACACGCACGCTAGCGAGAAACGAGCGAAAGAACGCTTGACCGATCTCTTCAACGAAGACTGCACGCCTCATACGGGTGCTTACCTCACACGCCCGGCGCAGCAGTTTCGAACGCTCGATGCGCGCTACAACCAGCTTGTCTATGATCTTTCGCCGGCGTCAGTCTCTGCCCTTCGAAAAAGCGGCAGCGCCATCCGGCCAGCGCGCTCAGGCCCCTGGCAGCATAGCCTGATGGTGAGCTGCATCACCGCGTCGATCGAGCTGGCGTGCAATGAGCGCGACGACATCAATTTCGTCCCTCAATCGAAGATTCTGGCTCGCGCTGGAGCAAGTCTGCGATGGACCACCGAAATCTGCGATCCAGATAGCGGCGCATCCTATGAGAAGGACTTGCTCCCCGATGCAGTCTTTGGGCTGGAGTATATGACGTCAGAGGGAAAGCGCTATCGCTTCTACGCTGTTGAAGCCGACCGAGCGACCGAACCGCTGCGTTCGGCTGAGATCCACCGCAAGAGCTTCCTGCGTCACCTTCTGCAGTACGAAGGCTACATCGAAGGTGCCGGATATCAGGAGCACTTGGGCCTGACTGCGCCGATGATGGTACTCAACGTCACCACTAGCGAAGAGCGTATGCGAAGAATGCTCGCCTTGACCGCTGAGCTGTTCCCAGAGGGTAATTCCTACCAGCTGTTTCAGGTTTGGAATGCTTTTGGGACGGATCTGTCTCCCCCCAGACCAAGACTGGACTTTATCCGGAGCGTTTGGATCAGGCCAAGCCTCCCAAGCATTTCATTGTCCTTCTGA
- a CDS encoding McrC family protein gives MISRTVLEWRKIRYGDGPEEIPEWAADRIAAVARANPLGGEEGARILQHGRTALRAQQVVGVIAAQDCTLEILPKIDGLGDGDSAASQAQIRRNLVHMLAVALDLNIAAGQMARLGWQDESLLEVLIRLFCDRLFEAVHLGLSRRYVSMEEDIPTLRGRLDIIRQFSTLAASPDRLACRFDELSSDIPLNQIMKAAVARLLQLSRSTHNQRRLRELSFAFADVSDVPVQSLRWNSVILDRTNARWKDLLKLARLLLGERFQTTTSGHGRGFSLLFEMNTLFEEFVGRTLRRALAGTGLQVDLQGGRLHCLAELDVDRALTGRRLFMTKPDIIIRRGSERVMIIDTKWKRLAPSIDDPKQGVSQSDVYQMMAYGRIYQCPDLMLLYPHHDDLKSLAGLQSQHSVVGSEDELFAATLDLSDLKSVALQAGNLVRHQNDLEAGTISA, from the coding sequence ATGATCAGCCGCACAGTCCTTGAATGGCGCAAGATCCGCTACGGCGACGGGCCCGAGGAAATACCCGAATGGGCCGCTGACCGGATCGCCGCCGTGGCGCGCGCCAACCCGCTTGGCGGCGAGGAAGGCGCCCGCATCTTGCAGCATGGCCGGACTGCACTGCGCGCGCAGCAGGTTGTCGGCGTTATCGCTGCTCAGGATTGCACACTCGAAATCCTTCCCAAGATCGACGGGCTTGGCGATGGCGACAGCGCGGCAAGCCAGGCCCAGATCCGCCGCAATCTCGTGCACATGCTCGCCGTTGCGCTCGATCTCAATATTGCCGCAGGTCAGATGGCGCGGCTCGGCTGGCAGGATGAAAGCCTGCTCGAGGTCCTGATCCGTCTCTTCTGTGACAGGCTCTTCGAAGCCGTCCATCTTGGTTTGTCTCGCCGCTACGTCTCCATGGAAGAAGACATTCCGACGCTGCGCGGGCGGCTCGACATCATTCGGCAGTTCTCCACGCTGGCTGCAAGCCCTGACCGGCTGGCGTGCCGCTTCGATGAATTGTCGAGCGATATCCCCCTCAACCAGATCATGAAGGCCGCCGTTGCCCGCCTGCTGCAGCTGTCGCGGTCCACACACAATCAGCGCAGGCTGCGCGAGCTTTCCTTTGCCTTTGCCGACGTGAGCGACGTGCCGGTGCAGTCGCTGCGCTGGAACAGCGTGATCCTCGACCGCACCAATGCCCGCTGGAAGGATCTTCTCAAGCTCGCCAGACTCCTACTCGGCGAACGCTTCCAGACGACGACCAGCGGCCACGGACGAGGGTTTTCGCTGCTGTTCGAGATGAACACCCTATTCGAGGAGTTCGTAGGGCGAACACTCAGGCGCGCGCTTGCCGGTACAGGCCTTCAGGTCGATCTCCAGGGCGGACGGCTGCATTGCCTTGCAGAATTGGATGTCGACCGCGCCCTGACAGGTCGGCGCCTCTTCATGACAAAGCCGGACATCATCATCCGCCGAGGGTCCGAGCGGGTAATGATCATCGACACCAAGTGGAAGCGCTTGGCCCCATCGATCGACGATCCCAAGCAGGGCGTGAGCCAGTCAGACGTCTATCAGATGATGGCCTACGGCAGAATCTACCAGTGTCCCGATCTGATGTTGCTCTACCCCCACCACGATGATCTGAAGTCGCTGGCAGGCTTGCAGAGCCAGCACTCTGTTGTGGGCAGCGAGGATGAGCTGTTTGCAGCGACCCTGGACCTATCTGATCTCAAGTCGGTTGCATTGCAGGCTGGAAACCTGGTCAGACATCAGAACGACTTAGAAGCAGGGACAATTTCAGCTTGA